A section of the Paenibacillus aurantius genome encodes:
- a CDS encoding type 2 periplasmic-binding domain-containing protein, whose translation MEGRKTKRLTTAVLATSLVAVAAAGCSSKKEGTGTAASPSPTAGTPAEVSYPASISYWVSLNPNAAATMKSYNEIAAYKELEKKTGTKVDFQHPPAGQEKDQFNLMIASSKLPDVIEYDWSGAPKGADSLVKEKRIIRLNELIEKYAPNLTKVLKDNPEFRKMITTDEGNIYAMPFLLGDPQLSSVNGPILRKDWLDKVGMQAPKTIADWEAVLTAFRDKDPNGNGKKDELPFVYMSSETDFNHLFIGAWGITQDFFQENGKVKYGPLEPQYKEYLTTMAKWYKEGLIDKDYATTDGKLKDAKVTGNQAGSFSGYAGSGIGRYIGLVQPKDPSFSLMGVPYPVLKEGDKALGQYTYPFTGIGAAITSSAKNPEQIVKWLDYKYGQEGHLLFNFGIEGQSYKMENGYPKYTDTILNNPDKLPVTQAMAKYFIASWSGPIVQDKRYIEQYFALPEQQNAQKAWMTADHSKLMPPVTLTAEESSKVASIMNDVKTYRDEMISKFIMGAEPMANYDKFVQTLKSMGIEEAIKARQAALDRFNSRK comes from the coding sequence ATGGAAGGAAGAAAGACGAAGAGACTCACCACCGCTGTTCTGGCCACATCGTTGGTTGCGGTTGCGGCTGCAGGATGCAGCAGCAAGAAAGAAGGAACCGGAACGGCGGCAAGCCCCTCGCCGACAGCCGGTACACCGGCCGAGGTAAGCTATCCGGCGTCGATCAGCTACTGGGTATCGTTGAATCCGAACGCTGCCGCCACGATGAAGAGCTACAACGAGATTGCCGCTTATAAGGAGCTGGAGAAGAAGACGGGCACCAAGGTGGACTTCCAGCACCCGCCGGCCGGACAGGAGAAGGATCAATTCAACCTCATGATCGCCTCGAGCAAGCTTCCCGATGTCATTGAGTACGATTGGAGCGGCGCGCCCAAAGGGGCCGACAGCCTGGTCAAGGAAAAAAGGATTATCCGGCTGAACGAGCTCATTGAGAAATACGCTCCCAATTTGACCAAGGTTCTGAAAGACAATCCGGAATTCCGCAAGATGATTACGACGGACGAGGGCAACATCTATGCCATGCCGTTCCTGCTCGGCGACCCTCAGTTGTCTAGTGTTAACGGTCCCATCCTCCGCAAGGATTGGCTGGACAAAGTGGGCATGCAGGCTCCCAAGACGATCGCCGATTGGGAAGCCGTTCTCACCGCTTTCCGCGACAAGGATCCTAACGGCAACGGAAAGAAGGATGAGCTTCCTTTTGTCTATATGTCCTCGGAGACCGATTTCAACCACTTGTTCATCGGGGCATGGGGAATCACCCAGGATTTCTTCCAAGAGAACGGAAAGGTCAAATACGGCCCTCTGGAGCCGCAGTACAAGGAGTACCTTACGACCATGGCCAAATGGTACAAAGAGGGTCTTATCGATAAGGACTACGCCACGACGGACGGCAAGCTGAAGGATGCCAAAGTAACCGGCAACCAGGCGGGATCCTTCTCCGGCTATGCCGGAAGCGGCATCGGACGCTATATCGGATTGGTGCAGCCCAAAGATCCATCCTTCTCGCTCATGGGAGTTCCTTATCCGGTGCTGAAGGAAGGGGATAAGGCGCTCGGCCAATATACCTACCCCTTCACCGGAATTGGCGCCGCCATCACCTCCTCCGCTAAAAATCCGGAGCAGATCGTCAAGTGGCTGGATTACAAATACGGGCAGGAGGGGCACCTTCTCTTCAACTTTGGGATCGAAGGACAGAGCTACAAAATGGAGAACGGCTATCCTAAGTATACCGATACTATCCTGAACAACCCGGATAAGCTTCCGGTTACCCAGGCCATGGCCAAATACTTCATCGCCTCCTGGAGCGGCCCGATTGTACAGGATAAGCGGTATATCGAGCAGTATTTCGCTTTGCCGGAGCAGCAGAACGCCCAGAAGGCGTGGATGACCGCCGATCATTCCAAGCTGATGCCGCCTGTCACCCTGACGGCTGAAGAGAGCTCCAAAGTCGCTTCGATCATGAATGACGTCAAAACGTACCGCGACGAGATGATCAGCAAATTCATCATGGGCGCGGAGCCGATGGCCAATTACGACAAGTTTGTTCAAACGCTGAAGAGCATGGGAATCGAGGAGGCCATTAAAGCAAGACAGGCGGCGCTCGACCGCTTCAACAGCCGCAAATAA
- a CDS encoding helix-turn-helix domain-containing protein, whose protein sequence is MIQRRKKLFLTLWFSYLLILFIPVSIFAVLYTNIEQLMVKNANRSNLAMLEQARQAVDTQMQEINRLTSQIATQPKLQTLWNIRENDRYVEYSEAVNILKNIRSGSTFAGNYYIQLAESDLILSPSLKTDTSTYLNKISTYADKDEAWVRSHVLSGYHFQTFWPSASIIENSLIKNVITCAVSLPLGESANVRATLVILIDEEQIFNILKQIEWASSGRIYILDDHNQVIMSSVGDRTLPEGVLPEVSGSPQYRTIELDGNSMMLSSTAGTSGWKYLSLVPEDVVLKRVNQIKQWAYLVLAAALAAGSAAAGWMAYRNYSPIRDMVTALLNGRSETAPISGNEYEFIQSSITATLAEGKQLKQRLEEHTPVVRAHFLTRLLKGQADPDAFKESSLEFMGLRFPHDGICVVLIEVDDLSEFGKEDTEREWALARFILINLSSELIGDSGYVTETDRNRFAILMNVADDSEETRLRRDEFVSQLKQVVEGRFRLKITAAASSIRMGLPEAGRCYAEALEALDYRIIHGISTYIHFDEIRQPGGGFYQYPMETEVQLTNLMKSGDASGVEALLDDIYRTNERSQGMTPEMSKCLFFDLLGTVLKVLHALKLDGKELFADTGDPVKLIMSSHSAEDMLRRIKELSTMICSIVCEAKSDQSDRLNEQIKQYLEEKYADNGLSLTSIADHFGVTAPYVSGFFKKQNNMNLTDYLVAIRIREAKHLLSDPRLTVLQVAQMVGYATDIGFIRVFKKQEGVTPGKFREIALRDKQADSG, encoded by the coding sequence TTGATCCAACGACGCAAGAAGCTTTTCCTCACATTATGGTTTTCCTATCTCCTTATTCTCTTTATCCCCGTTTCCATCTTTGCCGTGTTGTATACCAACATCGAGCAGCTTATGGTGAAGAATGCGAACCGCTCCAATCTGGCTATGCTCGAGCAGGCCAGGCAGGCCGTGGACACCCAGATGCAGGAGATCAACCGGCTGACCAGCCAGATTGCGACCCAGCCCAAGCTTCAGACCTTATGGAATATCCGGGAGAACGACCGCTATGTGGAATATTCGGAAGCCGTCAATATTCTTAAGAATATCCGAAGCGGAAGCACCTTTGCCGGCAACTATTACATCCAATTGGCGGAATCGGATCTTATTCTTTCCCCAAGCCTGAAGACCGACACCTCTACGTATCTGAATAAGATCAGCACGTATGCCGACAAGGACGAAGCCTGGGTTCGGTCCCATGTCTTATCCGGCTATCATTTCCAGACCTTCTGGCCGTCCGCTTCGATTATAGAGAACTCTTTGATCAAGAACGTGATCACCTGCGCCGTCTCCCTTCCCTTGGGCGAAAGTGCCAATGTCAGGGCCACGCTTGTCATTCTCATTGACGAGGAGCAGATCTTCAACATTCTGAAGCAGATCGAATGGGCCAGCAGCGGAAGAATCTACATTCTGGACGACCATAACCAGGTCATCATGTCATCGGTAGGTGACCGGACTCTGCCGGAAGGCGTACTTCCCGAGGTGAGCGGAAGTCCGCAATACCGGACCATTGAGCTGGATGGGAATTCCATGATGCTCTCCTCTACGGCCGGAACCAGCGGATGGAAATACCTTTCCCTCGTCCCCGAGGATGTCGTCCTGAAGAGGGTCAATCAGATCAAGCAATGGGCGTATCTCGTCCTGGCCGCCGCCTTGGCCGCGGGCTCTGCGGCTGCCGGCTGGATGGCTTACCGGAATTACAGCCCGATCCGAGACATGGTCACGGCTCTTCTCAACGGACGCAGTGAAACCGCTCCCATCTCAGGAAACGAATATGAATTCATCCAGTCTTCCATCACCGCAACGCTTGCCGAAGGAAAGCAGCTAAAGCAAAGGCTGGAGGAGCATACCCCCGTTGTCCGGGCCCACTTCCTGACGAGGCTGTTGAAAGGCCAAGCGGATCCCGATGCTTTCAAGGAGAGTTCCCTTGAGTTTATGGGACTCCGTTTTCCCCATGACGGCATCTGCGTCGTTCTGATTGAGGTGGACGACCTGAGCGAGTTCGGGAAGGAGGACACTGAGCGGGAGTGGGCGCTCGCCCGCTTTATTCTCATTAACTTAAGCAGCGAATTGATTGGCGATTCCGGCTATGTCACGGAAACGGACCGGAACCGGTTTGCTATCCTCATGAACGTAGCGGACGACTCTGAAGAAACTAGACTTAGGCGCGATGAATTCGTTTCCCAGCTTAAGCAGGTCGTGGAAGGCCGTTTCCGGTTGAAGATAACGGCGGCAGCGAGCTCTATTCGCATGGGCCTGCCGGAAGCCGGCCGATGCTATGCCGAAGCGCTGGAGGCGTTGGATTACCGGATCATTCACGGAATCAGTACCTACATTCATTTTGACGAGATCCGACAGCCGGGCGGGGGGTTCTATCAGTATCCGATGGAAACCGAGGTCCAGCTTACGAACTTAATGAAAAGCGGGGATGCTTCCGGTGTAGAAGCCCTTCTCGATGACATTTACCGGACCAATGAAAGGTCCCAGGGCATGACGCCGGAAATGAGCAAATGCCTGTTCTTTGACTTGCTTGGCACGGTTCTGAAGGTGCTCCATGCCTTGAAGCTGGACGGGAAGGAGCTCTTCGCCGACACCGGAGATCCCGTTAAGCTGATCATGAGCAGTCACTCCGCTGAAGATATGCTGCGCCGGATCAAGGAATTGTCGACCATGATCTGCTCCATCGTCTGCGAGGCCAAATCGGACCAGAGTGACCGGCTTAACGAGCAAATCAAGCAATACCTCGAAGAAAAATACGCCGATAACGGCCTGAGCCTCACCTCGATTGCCGATCATTTCGGGGTGACGGCCCCCTATGTGTCGGGCTTCTTCAAAAAACAGAACAACATGAATTTGACCGACTACCTGGTCGCTATCCGGATCCGCGAAGCGAAGCACCTTCTGTCCGATCCCCGTCTTACCGTTCTCCAAGTCGCCCAGATGGTCGGATATGCGACGGATATCGGGTTTATCCGGGTCTTTAAGAAGCAGGAAGGCGTTACGCCCGGAAAATTCCGGGAAATCGCCCTGCGGGACAAGCAGGCCGATAGCGGATAA
- a CDS encoding carbohydrate ABC transporter permease codes for MTKRSWGEHLFDGFNVLFMVLLSIVTIYPFVYVLFASLSDPTWVVQMRGLIWFPKGLNFEAYKLVFANPAILTGYGNTLIYVVLGTALNLLMTSLGAYALSRQTVMWKNPVMFMIVFTMFFTGGLIPTYLLIENLGLLDSRMALILPTAMSAYNLIIMRTAFAGVPVSLEESAKLDGANDFTILFRVVLPLSMPVVAVMILFYGVGHWNSWFNAMIYLRDRELYPLQLILREILITNSTDSMMTGVGGGDKMPIGETIKYATIIVATIPILCLYPFLQKYFVKGVMIGAIKG; via the coding sequence ATGACCAAACGCAGTTGGGGCGAGCATCTTTTTGACGGGTTTAACGTCCTCTTCATGGTGCTTCTGTCCATCGTCACGATCTACCCGTTTGTTTACGTTCTCTTTGCCTCGCTCAGCGATCCGACTTGGGTGGTGCAGATGAGGGGGCTGATCTGGTTCCCGAAGGGGCTGAATTTTGAAGCCTACAAGCTTGTGTTCGCCAATCCCGCCATCTTGACCGGGTACGGCAACACGCTGATTTACGTCGTTCTGGGGACGGCTCTTAATCTTCTTATGACCTCGCTTGGCGCCTACGCGTTGTCCCGGCAAACGGTGATGTGGAAGAACCCGGTCATGTTCATGATCGTGTTCACGATGTTTTTTACCGGCGGGCTTATTCCGACCTATCTGCTCATTGAGAATCTCGGTCTGCTCGACAGCCGGATGGCGCTTATTCTGCCTACAGCCATGAGCGCGTACAACCTGATCATCATGCGGACGGCTTTTGCTGGGGTCCCGGTCAGCCTGGAGGAGTCGGCGAAGCTGGACGGGGCGAATGATTTCACGATTCTATTCCGCGTTGTCCTCCCTCTGTCCATGCCGGTTGTGGCCGTAATGATCCTGTTCTATGGGGTGGGCCACTGGAATTCCTGGTTTAACGCCATGATTTACTTGCGGGACCGGGAGCTGTATCCGCTGCAGCTGATCCTGCGCGAAATTCTGATAACGAACAGCACCGATTCCATGATGACCGGAGTAGGGGGAGGCGACAAGATGCCAATCGGGGAAACCATCAAGTACGCGACCATCATCGTCGCTACCATTCCGATTCTATGCCTCTATCCGTTTCTGCAAAAATATTTCGTGAAAGGCGTCATGATCGGCGCCATCAAAGGATAG
- a CDS encoding aldo/keto reductase, translated as MIMRPLPCLNQPSSAVMFGAASLGSVSQEEADASITYALEQGVNHFDTAASYGDAELRMGPWMPKVRDRIILATKTGERTREKAKAQLHRSLERLQVDSVDLLQMHAVGDMDNLDQCTGKGGALEALLEAKEEGLIRAIGITGHGHQAPAVHYEALRRFPFDTVLLPLNYYLYSIPSYRADFDRLLAAASESGTSVRVIKAIAKGPWAPEQKREYATWYEPFDTQKVIDACVHFVLSFPTISGFASAGDVHLFPKIVDAVNRYGSMNDEEANAILSSIQGYSSPFETPVS; from the coding sequence ATGATCATGCGTCCCCTGCCCTGCCTGAATCAACCGAGCTCCGCCGTTATGTTCGGAGCCGCCAGCCTGGGATCCGTTTCCCAAGAAGAGGCCGATGCTTCTATCACTTACGCCCTGGAGCAGGGAGTAAACCATTTCGATACGGCGGCAAGTTACGGAGATGCCGAGCTTCGAATGGGTCCCTGGATGCCGAAAGTCCGGGACCGTATCATCCTCGCGACCAAGACGGGGGAACGAACCCGGGAGAAGGCAAAAGCCCAGCTTCACCGGTCGCTGGAGCGGCTGCAGGTAGACTCCGTCGACCTGCTTCAGATGCATGCGGTTGGTGACATGGACAATCTCGATCAATGTACCGGCAAGGGCGGCGCGCTCGAAGCCCTGCTGGAGGCGAAAGAAGAAGGGTTGATCCGCGCTATCGGCATTACGGGACACGGCCATCAGGCGCCAGCCGTTCATTATGAAGCGCTGCGGCGGTTTCCTTTCGATACCGTTCTTCTCCCGCTGAATTATTACCTCTACTCCATACCTTCCTACCGGGCCGATTTCGACCGGCTGCTCGCAGCCGCTTCAGAAAGCGGTACCAGTGTGCGGGTAATCAAAGCGATCGCCAAAGGTCCTTGGGCTCCGGAGCAAAAAAGAGAGTATGCCACTTGGTACGAGCCCTTTGACACCCAGAAGGTGATCGACGCCTGTGTCCATTTTGTGCTTTCTTTTCCCACTATCTCTGGATTTGCGAGTGCGGGGGACGTCCACCTCTTCCCCAAAATCGTAGACGCCGTCAACCGTTATGGTTCCATGAACGACGAGGAGGCGAACGCCATTCTCTCCTCCATTCAAGGGTACAGCAGCCCTTTCGAAACCC
- a CDS encoding ABC transporter permease: protein MSVVKQERSGAPAAGVDKNAFRYRALRDLKLNKYVYLMLVPVVAYYILFYYVPMYGLQIAFKDYSPGLGLMDSPWVGLKHFEDFFHSYYFGRLLRNTLLLSLYDLLFSFPASILLALLLNELRSAAFKKTVQTITYMPHFISIVVISGMLVDFLARDGLINNVLAWFGMEPVAFLRESGWFRTVYISSNIWQSVGWGSIIYLSAMSSIDPSLYEAAKVDGASRWKQTFHITLPGISSTIIILLILQIGHFMSVGTEKILLLYNSTTYETADVIGTFVYRKGILESNFSYSSAVGLFNSVINFVLLVLANAISRRTSDTKLW, encoded by the coding sequence ATGTCAGTAGTCAAGCAGGAAAGGTCGGGAGCGCCCGCTGCCGGTGTTGACAAGAATGCCTTCAGGTACCGCGCCCTTCGCGATCTGAAGCTTAACAAATATGTGTATCTGATGCTGGTTCCCGTCGTGGCCTACTACATTCTTTTCTATTATGTACCTATGTACGGCCTTCAGATCGCTTTCAAGGACTACTCGCCGGGTCTTGGCCTGATGGACAGTCCATGGGTAGGGCTTAAGCATTTTGAAGACTTCTTCCACAGTTATTATTTCGGCCGTCTCCTAAGGAATACGCTGCTGCTCAGCCTGTACGACCTGCTGTTCAGCTTTCCGGCGTCCATTCTGCTGGCCCTGCTTCTTAATGAATTGCGCAGTGCGGCCTTCAAGAAAACCGTTCAAACGATCACGTACATGCCGCATTTTATCTCCATCGTCGTCATCTCCGGGATGCTGGTCGATTTCCTGGCCCGCGACGGCTTGATCAACAATGTGCTGGCCTGGTTCGGCATGGAGCCGGTGGCTTTTCTTCGCGAAAGCGGCTGGTTCCGTACGGTCTATATAAGCTCGAATATTTGGCAGAGTGTCGGGTGGGGCTCCATTATCTACCTGTCCGCCATGTCGAGCATCGATCCGTCTCTATATGAGGCGGCGAAGGTCGACGGGGCGAGCCGGTGGAAGCAGACGTTCCATATCACCCTGCCGGGGATTTCGTCGACGATCATCATCCTGCTCATTCTCCAGATCGGCCATTTCATGTCGGTCGGAACCGAGAAGATTCTTCTCTTGTACAACAGCACCACCTATGAGACGGCCGATGTCATCGGAACCTTCGTTTACCGGAAGGGGATTCTGGAGTCGAATTTCAGCTACAGCTCGGCGGTCGGGTTGTTTAACTCAGTCATCAATTTCGTGCTGCTCGTACTCGCTAACGCCATCAGCCGGCGGACGAGCGATACGAAGCTCTGGTAA